One stretch of Cydia fagiglandana chromosome 18, ilCydFagi1.1, whole genome shotgun sequence DNA includes these proteins:
- the LOC134673658 gene encoding small ribosomal subunit protein uS5m: MTTRLLSLGNILSRPISLLYKPAPLLVNYAAANLKRNLGTTSVACVNFFNKLPAEKLWKSVTSVSNPGAKKGRGKGAGRIRIRDLNRGQMIGVGKINMLWPGLSAPVIRGRELLKQQRLPDDPERMDKLIKLRDSMTKFRRLKLSPIERGWSGTRMPGRSIGPPDPIGEDEFVGFDTKVLQLRSLLIMKGSLGRTRNYQAMVVTGNKQGLAGFGFGRSKEASAALRKARNRAGQKLMHFEIYNGHTIFHDFYTAFGKTKIFVQKKNEGYGLSCHRAIKEICEAIGIKDIRAKVEGSNNLQHIVKAFFIGLLQQRTHQQLAEEKKLHLVEYRQENEYYPKVIASPSEVRTKEEIRKDETLDFIQYVMNDKVILRKKKFPRFYETMPHYEIFLNKYEKFRNHEKIRKNLKVEYGEVKSFLTDKYPEEKTEEAN; this comes from the exons ATGACTACTAGATTACTTAGTTTGGGAAATATTTTAAGTAGGCCAATAAGCTTACTGTACAAACCAGCGCCTTTATTAGTTAACTATGCCGCTGCTAACCTCAAAAGGAACCTGGGCACTACATCAGTTGCTTGTGTAAATTTTTTCAACAAAT TACCTGCAGAGAAATTATGGAAGTCAGTAACTTCAGTAAGTAACCCTGGTGCTAAAAAGGGTCGTGGTAAGGGCGCGGGGCGTATCAGGATTCGTGATCTCAACCGCGGTCAGATGATTGGTGTGGGCAAGATCAACATGTTGTGGCCTGGTCTGTCTGCCCCTGTCATTCGCGGGAGAGAACTTCTGAAACAGCAACGCCTGCCAGATGACCCAGAAAG AATGGATAAACTCATTAAGCTTCGGGATTCCATGACTAAATTCCGCCGCCTGAAGCTTAGCCCTATTGAGAGAGGTTGGTCCGGCACCCGAATGCCAGGCAGAAGTATTGGACCCCCGGATCCAATTGGTGAAG aTGAATTTGTTGGGTTTGACACCAAAGTGCTCCAGCTTCGTTCCCTACTTATTATGAAAGGAAGTCTTGGCCGTACTAGGAACTACCAGGCAATG GTAGTAACTGGCAACAAGCAAGGACTGGCTGGATTTGGTTTTGGACGGTCAAAAGAGGCATCTGCTGCCCTGAGGAAAGCCAGGAATCGAGCCGGACAGAAATTAATGCATTTTGAAATTTACAATGGACACACAA tcTTCCACGATTTCTACACAGCATTTGGTAAGACAAAAATATTTGTACAGAAGAAAAATGAAGGCTACGGGCTTAGCTGCCACAGAGCCATCAAGGAAATCTGCGAGGCTATTGGCATCAAGGACATCCGAGCAAAGGTTGAGGGCTCTAACAACTTACAGCACATTGTAAAGGCTTTCTTCATTGGACTACTTCAACAG AGGACACACCAACAGCTGGCTGAGGAAAAGAAACTTCACCTAGTTGAGTATCGCCAAGAAAATGAATACTACCCTAAAGTGATAGCAAGTCCTAGTGAAGTGAGGACCAAAGAGGAAATACGTAAAGACGAAACCTTAGACTTTATCCAGTATGTCATGAATGACAAAGTTATATTGAGGAAAAAGAAATTCCCCCGGTTTTACGAGACCATGCCTCACTACGAAATATTCCTGAATAAATATGAGAAGTTTAGGAATCACGAGAAGATCAGGAAAAACTTGAAGGTTGAATATGGAGAGGTAAAGAGTTTCCTCACTGACAAGTATCCGGAAGAAAAGACTGAGGAAGCAAATTAG
- the LOC134673479 gene encoding zinc finger protein-like 1, protein MGLCKCPKRRVTNQFCFEHRVNVCEYCMVTNHPKCIIQSYLQWLQDSDYNPICEICTNSLSEGECIRLTCYHVFHWACTEARYRALPRTTAPAGYQCPSCATPVFPPQNLVSPVADVLREKLAGVNWARAGLGLPLLSEDQDLKAAVRRSQSPEFYASADSQRGTPVGASDDESTRNNGAQHSIVQIPDEHMYDHTSVKRSDSLQGGQAPRKGFKAVDNAKPSTFDHDENKYKQKSTFAWISRWWKNTLPSSRVRRAGGIYRRYWILLFVIIAVVIVLLVLSHRDVDEENPFGFIQDEDHRILQKN, encoded by the exons ATGGGTCTCTGCAAATGTCCAAAACGACGAGTTACAAATCAGTTTTGTTTCGAACACAGAGTAAATGTTTGTGAATATTGTATGGTCACGAATCACCCTAAG TGCATAATTCAATCATACCTGCAGTGGCTACAGGACAGTGACTACAATCCTATCTGTGAAATTTGCACAAACAGCTTAAGTGAGGGCGAGTGTATTCGACTCACTTGTTACC ATGTATTCCACTGGGCTTGCACTGAGGCCCGATACCGGGCACTCCCTCGAACCACGGCCCCAGCAGGTTACCAATGTCCATCATGTGCTACTCCAGTATTCCCACCTCAGAATCTTGTGTCCCCGGTGGCCGATGTGCTGAGAGAAAAACTGGCAGGTGTCAACTGGGCCCGGGCGGGGCTTGGTCTACCTTTG CTTTCAGAGGACCAAGACCTAAAAGCCGCAGTCCGACGCAGTCAGTCGCCCGAGTTCTATGCCAGCGCAGACTCCCAGCGCGGCACGCCGGTCGGAGCGAGCGACGATGAGTCCACACGTAACAACGGCGCCCAACATTCCATAGTACAGATACCTGACGAACACATGTATGACCACACTTCTGTCAAGAGGAGCGACAGTTTACAAG GTGGTCAAGCTCCGAGAAAAGGATTTAAGGCCGTGGACAATGCGAAACCATCGACGTTCGACCATGACGAAAACAAGTACAAACAGAAATCGACTTTCGCCTGGATCAGCCGGTGGTGGAA AAATACTCTACCATCATCGCGGGTACGAAGAGCCGGAGGCATCTACCGCCGCTACTGGATCCTCCTGTTTGTAATCATAGCTGTAGTCATAGTGTTACTAGTGCTCAGCCACAGAGACGTTGACGAGGAAAACCCCTTCGGGTTCATTCAGGACGAGGACCACAGGATTCTTCAGAAAAACTGA
- the LOC134673480 gene encoding tubulin--tyrosine ligase-like protein 12: MDGVSKYNTFIAMHKPQLLLSGVPEHFWPVLCKKLYDQIFDSGSTFQLVQIDYEDAEKKSYDPLWAVVALCDIERSDPSHIYLIDHAWTFKANNVQNCLRNVPGLLERMCFLMQIKGDSNEDKIEKVSENVWKYAHTYAIGGNEFSVEERVPLWYVLDELGSGITHSDNPNFRAVPFIFVPEQITFTLLFPIENVEEGDSITRNFVEGAYSDPLQREAMLIPWKHYDHFHDDFSQKEPGQNYFLEGHIVETLPNLELLKNVQRGDKLKVFSEYTFINQYLTDSAFEIVDNEDDADVLWYTTHFKSFKELSESFPSKFVNQFPFEYVLTVKDLLAIVSRRAAKKDSASKDKFDTQPVWLPTTFNMKTELSNLVACYMQRKMAGLDNHWICKPYNLARGLDTYITDNLDFLCRLPLSGPKIAQKYLESPVLFERPEIGQVKFDIRYVVLLKSVNPTSVYVYSNFFLRFSNKSFALSNFEDYEQHFTVMNYNENATLHRMLCAEFKTAWASQYGDYNWDEVEQSIFKMFAELFAAATSKKAPCGIAESPQSRALYAADIMLSWETRGSEKVIQPKLLEMNWMPDCRRACEYYPDFYNDIFSVLFLNKEASTCIKIM; encoded by the coding sequence ATGGACGGGGTATCAAAGTATAACACATTCATAGCTATGCACAAACCTCAATTGCTTTTGTCTGGCGTTCCTGAGCACTTTTGGCCCGTTCTTTGCAAGAAGTTATACGATCAGATATTTGATTCCGGGTCCACATTCCAATTAGTACAAATCGATTACGAGGACGCTGAGAAGAAAAGCTATGATCCGCTCTGGGCCGTTGTAGCATTATGCGACATTGAACGTTCAGACCCGTCTCATATTTACTTGATTGATCATGCCTGGACTTTTAAGGCAAACAATGTTCAAAATTGTCTAAGAAATGTACCTGGACTTTTGGAAAGGATGTGTTTTCTCATGCAAATAAAGGGTGATTCAAATGAAGACAAGATTGAAAAAGTTTCAGAAAACGTCTGGAAATACGCTCACACATATGCTATTGGAGGGAATGAGTTCTCGGTTGAGGAAAGGGTGCCACTTTGGTATGTGTTAGACGAACTAGGATCTGGGATCACCCACTCGGACAACCCTAACTTTAGGGCTGTGCCATTTATATTTGTACCGGAGCAAATAACTTTCACTTTGCTCTTCCCTATTGAAAATGTGGAAGAAGGTGATTCTATTACAAGGAACTTTGTGGAGGGAGCATACTCTGATCCTCTGCAGAGAGAGGCAATGCTGATTCCTTGGAAACATTATGACCATTTTCATGATGATTTTTCTCAGAAGGAGCCTGGGCAGAATTATTTTCTAGAAGGACATATTGTAGAGACTCTGCCAAAtcttgaattattaaaaaatgtccAGCGTGGGGATAAATTGAAGGTATTTTCAGaatacacatttataaatcaGTACTTGACAGACTCTGCATTTGAAATAGTTGACAATGAAGATGATGCTGATGTCCTGTGGTATAcaacacattttaaaagtttcaaAGAATTAAGTGAATCATTTCCTTCAAAATTTGTTAACCAGTTTCCATTTGaatatgttctgacagttaaaGATCTTTTGGCTATTGTTTCGAGAAGAGCAGCCAAGAAAGATTCAGCATCTAAAGACAAGTTTGACACTCAGCCTGTGTGGTTGCCAACTACATTTAACATGAAGACAGAATTATCAAACTTGGTTGCATGTTACATGCAGAGAAAGATGGCAGGATTGGACAATCATTGGATTTGCAAACCATACAACCTTGCAAGGGGATTAGACACATACATAACTGATAATTTAGATTTCCTGTGCCGTTTACCTTTAAGTGGACCAAAGATTGCTCAGAAATATTTAGAAAGCCCAGTACTGTTTGAAAGACCTGAGATTGGTCAAGTAAAGTTTGATATCAGATATGTTGTTCTGTTGAAATCAGTTAATCCTACAAGTGTCTATGTCTATAGCAACTTTTTCCTTAGATTTTCAAACAAGTCATTTGCTCTGAGCAACTTTGAGGATTATGAGCAACACTTTACTGTAATGAACTACAATGAGAATGCAACTTTGCACAGAATGCTCTGTGCGGAATTCAAGACTGCTTGGGCTAGTCAATATGGTGACTATAACTGGGATGAAGTTGAACAATCAATATTTAAGATGTTTGCAGAATTATTTGCTGCAGCAACTAGTAAAAAAGCACCTTGTGGTATTGCAGAGAGTCCCCAGTCCAGGGCTCTGTATGCAGCTGACATAATGCTAAGTTGGGAGACTAGAGGGTCAGAAAAAGTCATACAACCCAAATTGTTGGAAATGAATTGGATGCCGGACTGTCGCCGCGCCTGCGAGTACTATCCAGATTTCTACAATGACATTTTCTCTGTTCTGTTCTTGAACAAAGAAGCAAGCAcatgtattaaaataatgtaa